A region from the Lemur catta isolate mLemCat1 chromosome 7, mLemCat1.pri, whole genome shotgun sequence genome encodes:
- the LOC123642477 gene encoding vitamin D 25-hydroxylase isoform X4 has product MKMTKMGGLLNSRYGRGWVNHRRLAVNSFRYFGYGQKSFESKILEETNFFIDAIETYKGRPFDFKQLITNAVSNITNLIIFGQRFTYEDTDFQHMIELFSENVELAASASVFLYNAFPWIGILPFGKHQQLFRNAAVVYDFLSRLIEKASVNRKPQLPQHFVDAYLDEMDQGKNDPSSTFSKENLIFSVGELIIAGTETTTNVLRWAILFMALYPNIQGQVQKEIDLIISPSGKPSWDDKSKMPYTEAVLHEVLRFCNIVPLGIFHATSKDAVVRGYSIPKGTTVITNLYSVHFDEKYWKDPEVFYPERFLDSNGYFAKKEALVPFSLGRRHCLGEQLARMEMFLFFTALLQRFNLHFPRELVPNLKPRLGMTLQPQPYLICAERR; this is encoded by the exons GCTTACTCAATTCCAGATATGGCCGAGGATGGGTCAATCACAGAAGATTAGCTGTAAATAGCTTTCGTTATTTTGGATATGGACAAAAGTCTTTTGAATCTAAAATCTtagaagaaactaattttttcATTGATGCTATTGAAACGTACAAAGGTAGACCTTTTGACTTTAAACAATTAATAACCAATGCTGTTTCAAACATAACCAATCTGATAATTTTTGGACAACGATTCACTTATGAAGACACTGATTTTCAGCACATGATTGAGTTATTTAGTGAAAATGTGGAATTAGCTGCTAGTGCCTCAGTCTTCCTGTATAATGCCTTTCCATGGATTGGCATCTTACCTTTTGGGAAACATCAACAGTTGTTTAGGAATGCAGCTGTAGTCTATGATTTTCTCTCTAGACTTATTGAGAAAGCTTCAGTCAACAGAAAGCCTCAGTTACCTCAGCATTTTGTTGATGCTTATTTAGATGAGATGGATCAAGGTAAAAATGACCCATCATCTACCTTCTCCAAAGAAAACCTGATTTTCTCAGTGGGTGAACTCATCATTGCTGGAACTGAAACAACAACTAATGTGCTACGGTGGGCAATTCTTTTCATGGCCCTTTATCCTAACATTCAAG GACAAGTTCAGAAAGAGATTGATTTAATTATAAGCCCCAGTGGGAAGCCTTCTTGGGACGACAAATCCAAAATGCCTTATACTGAGGCAGTGTTGCATGAAGTTTTAAGATTCTGTAATATAGTTCCATTAGGGATTTTCCATGCAACCTCTAAAGATGCAGTTGTACGTGGTTATTCCATTCCTAAAGGCACAACAGTAATTACAAATCTTTATTCTGTGCATTTCGATGAAAAGTACTGGAAAGACCCAGAAGTGTTCTATCCTGAGCGATTTCTGGACAGCAATGGATATTTTGCCAAGAAGGAAGCTTTGGTTCCTTTTTCCCTAG GGAGAAGACACTGTCTTGGAGAACAGCTGGCTCGGATGGAAATGTTCTTGTTTTTTACAGCATTGCTTCAaagatttaatttgcattttccacgTGAACTAGTTCCAAATCTAAAGCCTAGGTTAGGCATGACATTGCAGCCCCAACCCTACCTCATCTGTGCTGAAAGACGCTGA